A portion of the Salarias fasciatus chromosome 15, fSalaFa1.1, whole genome shotgun sequence genome contains these proteins:
- the LOC115402331 gene encoding usherin, translating into MALDSPSLTPPGGGGGGGGGGERAEGGQGDRPVVRELWFIVVMAAIALLLLAVVLAFILHKALNKAPFSRERPPLVALPMQKRSPMAVYPQSTSVLFDTVPDTTGFSNTVTLKGFTLKMEEVLEVKCEPVDEAAPAEMGVPSVNSLRRSVSQVMDGKSLAGDDEAWDPNVSGHDSGMFMDDEEFVDTVKGFSTVRKEHTMFTDTNL; encoded by the exons ATGGCTTTAGATTCACCAAGCCTcactcctcctggaggaggaggaggaggaggaggaggaggcgagaggGCAGAGGGAGGTCAAGGAGACCGTCCGGTGGTCCGGGAGCTGTGGTTCATCGTGGTGATGGCGGCCatagccctgctgctgctggcagtgGTCTTAGCTTTCATCCTCCATAAG GCCCTGAATAAAGCCCCGTTCTCCAGAGAGAGACCCCCGCTGGTCGCCCTGCCCATGCAGAAGAGGAGCCCCATGGCCGTCTACCCACAGAGCACCTCTGTTCTG TTCGACACCGTTCCTGACACCACCGGCTTCTCCAACACTGTCACACTCAAGGGTTTCACCCTGAAGATGGAG GAAGTGCTGGAAGTTAAATGTGAGCCGGTCGACGAGGCGGCGCCGGCAGAGATGGGCGTCCCGAGCGTGAACTCGCTGAGACGCAGCGTGAGCCAGGTGATGGACGGCAAGTCGCTGGCGGGGGACGATGAGGCGTGGGACCCCAACGTCTCAGGCCACGACAGCGGGATG TTCATGGACGATGAGGAATTCGTCGACACCGTCAAAGGCTTCAGCACCGTGAGGAAGGAGCACACCATGTTCACCGACACCAACCTGTGA
- the fez2b gene encoding fasciculation and elongation protein zeta-2 isoform X5, which yields MAAPLAHFDEDWQDFNEFKPSSASADPLDQLNSNVADPSGLDDFSDLDNSFSGEICSFKSMEDLVHDFDEKLTVCFRNYNTTTENIAPIKPITEDNYLKDDEVWNALTDNYGNVMPVDWKTSHTRSLHLPILNLTQPEKLDNQSLDLSDDEELREQMDMHSIIVSCINNEPLFTAEQVIEEIEEMMQESPDPDDDESPSQSDMSMLSQDLHSMKRSGSNTSYEDRLRQLSVSELTETLEEVETAIRRYSEELIQALALRDELDYEKEVKNSFISLLIDVQNRQKEHRELLRKKKKIRSTTTMGPNGQRTASTHIPGTYLTTVIPYEKKAGSPSVEDLQILTKILHAMRDDSEKVPALLTDYILKVLCPT from the exons ATGGCGGCGCCGTTAGCCCACTTCGACGAGGACTGGCAGGACTTTAACGAATTCAAGCCGTCCTCGGCGTCGGCTGACCCGCTGGACCAGCTGAACTCGAACGTGGCCGACCCGTCGGGCCTAGACGACTTCTCCGACCTGGACAACAGTTTCTCCGGGGAGATCTGCAGCTTCAAGTCGATGGAGGACCTCGTCCATGACTTCGACGAGAAGCTGACAGTGTGTTTCCGAAACTACAACACCACCACGGAGAACATAGCTCCCATCAAGCCCATCACGGAGGACAATTACTTGAAAGACGACGA GGTGTGGAACGCTCTGACTGATAACTACGGCAATGTGATGCCGGTGGACTGGAAGACGTCGCACACTCGCTCCCTGCACCTGCCCATCCTCAACCTCACCCAGCCAGAG AAGTTGGATAACCAGTCGCTGGACCTGTCGGATGATGAGGAACTCAGGGAGCAGATGGATATGCACTCCATCATTGTGTCCTGCATCAACAACGAGCCGCTCTTCACAGCCGAGCAG GTGATTGAGGAGATCGAAGAGATGATGCAGGAGTCCCCGGACCCCGACGATGATGAGAGCCCATCCCAGTCCGATATGTCGATGCTCTCGCAGGACCTGCACAGTATGAAGCGCTCCGGCTCCAACACCAGCTACGAGGACC GGCTGCGTCAGCTGTCTGTGTCAGAGCTGACAGAGACTCTGGAGGAAGTGGAGACGGCCATCCGCCGCTACAGCGAAGAGCTGATCCAGGCTTTGGCGCTGCGAGACGAACTGGACTACGAGAAGGAG GTGAAGAACAGCTTCATCTCGCTGCTGATCGATGTGCAGAACAGGCAGAAGGAGCACCGCGAGCTGCTgcgcaagaagaagaaaatccgAAGCACGACCACGATGGGGCCGAACGGCCAGAGGACGGCCAGCACGCACATACCCGGCACG TATCTGACCACAGTGATCCCATACGAGAAGAAAGCcggctccccgtctgtggaagACCTGCAGATCCTCACAAAGA TCCTCCACGCCATGAGGGACGACAGTGAGAAGGTCCCAGCCCTGCTAACAGACTACATCCTCAAAG TTCTTTGCCCCACGTAA
- the fez2b gene encoding fasciculation and elongation protein zeta-2 isoform X4 produces the protein MAAPLAHFDEDWQDFNEFKPSSASADPLDQLNSNVADPSGLDDFSDLDNSFSGEICSFKSMEDLVHDFDEKLTVCFRNYNTTTENIAPIKPITEDNYLKDDEVWNALTDNYGNVMPVDWKTSHTRSLHLPILNLTQPEQKLDNQSLDLSDDEELREQMDMHSIIVSCINNEPLFTAEQVIEEIEEMMQESPDPDDDESPSQSDMSMLSQDLHSMKRSGSNTSYEDRLRQLSVSELTETLEEVETAIRRYSEELIQALALRDELDYEKEVKNSFISLLIDVQNRQKEHRELLRKKKKIRSTTTMGPNGQRTASTHIPGTYLTTVIPYEKKAGSPSVEDLQILTKILHAMRDDSEKVPALLTDYILKVLCPT, from the exons ATGGCGGCGCCGTTAGCCCACTTCGACGAGGACTGGCAGGACTTTAACGAATTCAAGCCGTCCTCGGCGTCGGCTGACCCGCTGGACCAGCTGAACTCGAACGTGGCCGACCCGTCGGGCCTAGACGACTTCTCCGACCTGGACAACAGTTTCTCCGGGGAGATCTGCAGCTTCAAGTCGATGGAGGACCTCGTCCATGACTTCGACGAGAAGCTGACAGTGTGTTTCCGAAACTACAACACCACCACGGAGAACATAGCTCCCATCAAGCCCATCACGGAGGACAATTACTTGAAAGACGACGA GGTGTGGAACGCTCTGACTGATAACTACGGCAATGTGATGCCGGTGGACTGGAAGACGTCGCACACTCGCTCCCTGCACCTGCCCATCCTCAACCTCACCCAGCCAGAG CAGAAGTTGGATAACCAGTCGCTGGACCTGTCGGATGATGAGGAACTCAGGGAGCAGATGGATATGCACTCCATCATTGTGTCCTGCATCAACAACGAGCCGCTCTTCACAGCCGAGCAG GTGATTGAGGAGATCGAAGAGATGATGCAGGAGTCCCCGGACCCCGACGATGATGAGAGCCCATCCCAGTCCGATATGTCGATGCTCTCGCAGGACCTGCACAGTATGAAGCGCTCCGGCTCCAACACCAGCTACGAGGACC GGCTGCGTCAGCTGTCTGTGTCAGAGCTGACAGAGACTCTGGAGGAAGTGGAGACGGCCATCCGCCGCTACAGCGAAGAGCTGATCCAGGCTTTGGCGCTGCGAGACGAACTGGACTACGAGAAGGAG GTGAAGAACAGCTTCATCTCGCTGCTGATCGATGTGCAGAACAGGCAGAAGGAGCACCGCGAGCTGCTgcgcaagaagaagaaaatccgAAGCACGACCACGATGGGGCCGAACGGCCAGAGGACGGCCAGCACGCACATACCCGGCACG TATCTGACCACAGTGATCCCATACGAGAAGAAAGCcggctccccgtctgtggaagACCTGCAGATCCTCACAAAGA TCCTCCACGCCATGAGGGACGACAGTGAGAAGGTCCCAGCCCTGCTAACAGACTACATCCTCAAAG TTCTTTGCCCCACGTAA
- the fez2b gene encoding fasciculation and elongation protein zeta-2 isoform X1 — translation MAAPLAHFDEDWQDFNEFKPSSASADPLDQLNSNVADPSGLDDFSDLDNSFSGEICSFKSMEDLVHDFDEKLTVCFRNYNTTTENIAPIKPITEDNYLKDDEVWNALTDNYGNVMPVDWKTSHTRSLHLPILNLTQPEQKLDNQSLDLSDDEELREQMDMHSIIVSCINNEPLFTAEQVIEEIEEMMQESPDPDDDESPSQSDMSMLSQDLHSMKRSGSNTSYEDRLRQLSVSELTETLEEVETAIRRYSEELIQALALRDELDYEKEVKNSFISLLIDVQNRQKEHRELLRKKKKIRSTTTMGPNGQRTASTHIPGTLLTLEGLSNVIQNGLRQTFGTTGGDKQYLTTVIPYEKKAGSPSVEDLQILTKILHAMRDDSEKVPALLTDYILKVLCPT, via the exons ATGGCGGCGCCGTTAGCCCACTTCGACGAGGACTGGCAGGACTTTAACGAATTCAAGCCGTCCTCGGCGTCGGCTGACCCGCTGGACCAGCTGAACTCGAACGTGGCCGACCCGTCGGGCCTAGACGACTTCTCCGACCTGGACAACAGTTTCTCCGGGGAGATCTGCAGCTTCAAGTCGATGGAGGACCTCGTCCATGACTTCGACGAGAAGCTGACAGTGTGTTTCCGAAACTACAACACCACCACGGAGAACATAGCTCCCATCAAGCCCATCACGGAGGACAATTACTTGAAAGACGACGA GGTGTGGAACGCTCTGACTGATAACTACGGCAATGTGATGCCGGTGGACTGGAAGACGTCGCACACTCGCTCCCTGCACCTGCCCATCCTCAACCTCACCCAGCCAGAG CAGAAGTTGGATAACCAGTCGCTGGACCTGTCGGATGATGAGGAACTCAGGGAGCAGATGGATATGCACTCCATCATTGTGTCCTGCATCAACAACGAGCCGCTCTTCACAGCCGAGCAG GTGATTGAGGAGATCGAAGAGATGATGCAGGAGTCCCCGGACCCCGACGATGATGAGAGCCCATCCCAGTCCGATATGTCGATGCTCTCGCAGGACCTGCACAGTATGAAGCGCTCCGGCTCCAACACCAGCTACGAGGACC GGCTGCGTCAGCTGTCTGTGTCAGAGCTGACAGAGACTCTGGAGGAAGTGGAGACGGCCATCCGCCGCTACAGCGAAGAGCTGATCCAGGCTTTGGCGCTGCGAGACGAACTGGACTACGAGAAGGAG GTGAAGAACAGCTTCATCTCGCTGCTGATCGATGTGCAGAACAGGCAGAAGGAGCACCGCGAGCTGCTgcgcaagaagaagaaaatccgAAGCACGACCACGATGGGGCCGAACGGCCAGAGGACGGCCAGCACGCACATACCCGGCACG CTCCTCACTCTGGAGGGACTCTCCAATGTCATTCAAAACGGGCTCCGTCAAACTTTTGGCACCACAGGAGGGGACAAACAG TATCTGACCACAGTGATCCCATACGAGAAGAAAGCcggctccccgtctgtggaagACCTGCAGATCCTCACAAAGA TCCTCCACGCCATGAGGGACGACAGTGAGAAGGTCCCAGCCCTGCTAACAGACTACATCCTCAAAG TTCTTTGCCCCACGTAA
- the fez2b gene encoding fasciculation and elongation protein zeta-2 isoform X2 — protein MAAPLAHFDEDWQDFNEFKPSSASADPLDQLNSNVADPSGLDDFSDLDNSFSGEICSFKSMEDLVHDFDEKLTVCFRNYNTTTENIAPIKPITEDNYLKDDEVWNALTDNYGNVMPVDWKTSHTRSLHLPILNLTQPEKLDNQSLDLSDDEELREQMDMHSIIVSCINNEPLFTAEQVIEEIEEMMQESPDPDDDESPSQSDMSMLSQDLHSMKRSGSNTSYEDRLRQLSVSELTETLEEVETAIRRYSEELIQALALRDELDYEKEVKNSFISLLIDVQNRQKEHRELLRKKKKIRSTTTMGPNGQRTASTHIPGTLLTLEGLSNVIQNGLRQTFGTTGGDKQYLTTVIPYEKKAGSPSVEDLQILTKILHAMRDDSEKVPALLTDYILKVLCPT, from the exons ATGGCGGCGCCGTTAGCCCACTTCGACGAGGACTGGCAGGACTTTAACGAATTCAAGCCGTCCTCGGCGTCGGCTGACCCGCTGGACCAGCTGAACTCGAACGTGGCCGACCCGTCGGGCCTAGACGACTTCTCCGACCTGGACAACAGTTTCTCCGGGGAGATCTGCAGCTTCAAGTCGATGGAGGACCTCGTCCATGACTTCGACGAGAAGCTGACAGTGTGTTTCCGAAACTACAACACCACCACGGAGAACATAGCTCCCATCAAGCCCATCACGGAGGACAATTACTTGAAAGACGACGA GGTGTGGAACGCTCTGACTGATAACTACGGCAATGTGATGCCGGTGGACTGGAAGACGTCGCACACTCGCTCCCTGCACCTGCCCATCCTCAACCTCACCCAGCCAGAG AAGTTGGATAACCAGTCGCTGGACCTGTCGGATGATGAGGAACTCAGGGAGCAGATGGATATGCACTCCATCATTGTGTCCTGCATCAACAACGAGCCGCTCTTCACAGCCGAGCAG GTGATTGAGGAGATCGAAGAGATGATGCAGGAGTCCCCGGACCCCGACGATGATGAGAGCCCATCCCAGTCCGATATGTCGATGCTCTCGCAGGACCTGCACAGTATGAAGCGCTCCGGCTCCAACACCAGCTACGAGGACC GGCTGCGTCAGCTGTCTGTGTCAGAGCTGACAGAGACTCTGGAGGAAGTGGAGACGGCCATCCGCCGCTACAGCGAAGAGCTGATCCAGGCTTTGGCGCTGCGAGACGAACTGGACTACGAGAAGGAG GTGAAGAACAGCTTCATCTCGCTGCTGATCGATGTGCAGAACAGGCAGAAGGAGCACCGCGAGCTGCTgcgcaagaagaagaaaatccgAAGCACGACCACGATGGGGCCGAACGGCCAGAGGACGGCCAGCACGCACATACCCGGCACG CTCCTCACTCTGGAGGGACTCTCCAATGTCATTCAAAACGGGCTCCGTCAAACTTTTGGCACCACAGGAGGGGACAAACAG TATCTGACCACAGTGATCCCATACGAGAAGAAAGCcggctccccgtctgtggaagACCTGCAGATCCTCACAAAGA TCCTCCACGCCATGAGGGACGACAGTGAGAAGGTCCCAGCCCTGCTAACAGACTACATCCTCAAAG TTCTTTGCCCCACGTAA
- the fez2b gene encoding fasciculation and elongation protein zeta-2 isoform X3, which translates to MAAPLAHFDEDWQDFNEFKPSSASADPLDQLNSNVADPSGLDDFSDLDNSFSGEICSFKSMEDLVHDFDEKLTVCFRNYNTTTENIAPIKPITEDNYLKDDEVWNALTDNYGNVMPVDWKTSHTRSLHLPILNLTQPEQKLDNQSLDLSDDEELREQMDMHSIIVSCINNEPLFTAEQVIEEIEEMMQESPDPDDDESPSQSDMSMLSQDLHSMKRSGSNTSYEDRLRQLSVSELTETLEEVETAIRRYSEELIQALALRDELDYEKEVKNSFISLLIDVQNRQKEHRELLRKKKKIRSTTTMGPNGQRTASTHIPGTLLTLEGLSNVIQNGLRQTFGTTGGDKQYLTTVIPYEKKAGSPSVEDLQILTKILHAMRDDSEKVPALLTDYILKALV; encoded by the exons ATGGCGGCGCCGTTAGCCCACTTCGACGAGGACTGGCAGGACTTTAACGAATTCAAGCCGTCCTCGGCGTCGGCTGACCCGCTGGACCAGCTGAACTCGAACGTGGCCGACCCGTCGGGCCTAGACGACTTCTCCGACCTGGACAACAGTTTCTCCGGGGAGATCTGCAGCTTCAAGTCGATGGAGGACCTCGTCCATGACTTCGACGAGAAGCTGACAGTGTGTTTCCGAAACTACAACACCACCACGGAGAACATAGCTCCCATCAAGCCCATCACGGAGGACAATTACTTGAAAGACGACGA GGTGTGGAACGCTCTGACTGATAACTACGGCAATGTGATGCCGGTGGACTGGAAGACGTCGCACACTCGCTCCCTGCACCTGCCCATCCTCAACCTCACCCAGCCAGAG CAGAAGTTGGATAACCAGTCGCTGGACCTGTCGGATGATGAGGAACTCAGGGAGCAGATGGATATGCACTCCATCATTGTGTCCTGCATCAACAACGAGCCGCTCTTCACAGCCGAGCAG GTGATTGAGGAGATCGAAGAGATGATGCAGGAGTCCCCGGACCCCGACGATGATGAGAGCCCATCCCAGTCCGATATGTCGATGCTCTCGCAGGACCTGCACAGTATGAAGCGCTCCGGCTCCAACACCAGCTACGAGGACC GGCTGCGTCAGCTGTCTGTGTCAGAGCTGACAGAGACTCTGGAGGAAGTGGAGACGGCCATCCGCCGCTACAGCGAAGAGCTGATCCAGGCTTTGGCGCTGCGAGACGAACTGGACTACGAGAAGGAG GTGAAGAACAGCTTCATCTCGCTGCTGATCGATGTGCAGAACAGGCAGAAGGAGCACCGCGAGCTGCTgcgcaagaagaagaaaatccgAAGCACGACCACGATGGGGCCGAACGGCCAGAGGACGGCCAGCACGCACATACCCGGCACG CTCCTCACTCTGGAGGGACTCTCCAATGTCATTCAAAACGGGCTCCGTCAAACTTTTGGCACCACAGGAGGGGACAAACAG TATCTGACCACAGTGATCCCATACGAGAAGAAAGCcggctccccgtctgtggaagACCTGCAGATCCTCACAAAGA TCCTCCACGCCATGAGGGACGACAGTGAGAAGGTCCCAGCCCTGCTAACAGACTACATCCTCAAAG CTCTGGTATGA